CACTAATAAAAGAACGAGGAAAATCTCGAATTATAATTCTTTGATTATAGGATTCAATTTCTTCATTTTTACGACTAGATGGCTTGAAATTACTAATAGTAGGAATAACTCCTAATAATGCCAATCCAAGTAATTCTTTGGCTTCATCAACAGTCTTGATAGATTTATCTTTGATTTCTAAAATATATATAGTCATCAAGGCTGCTAATATACTCAGTAAGCCTGAACTTAGATAGGAAATCATTGCAGAAGAAGTAGGTTCATCAGGGATTTCTGCTTCAGATATTTTAGTAGCATTACCTAAATTTTGATTTTCCGCAATGCGACTTTCTTGTAACTTCTGAAGTAAGAGAGAATAGGTAGATTGTGCTGCTTGTAATTTACGGTCTAGCTGACGTTGTTGTTCTTCTAGTCTAGGTAAATTATTCAATCGTTGTTTATAAGCAAATTGTAACTTCAATAAAGAATTAGCTTGACTTGCTAAACCTAGACGGTTAGATTCTAATTCTACTAGTCTACTAGAGAGTTGTTGTTGCAAAGCACTCAATTGTAAGTTGCTTTTTGCCTGAAGTTTATTTTGGCCTAAAGCTTGAAATATTCTATTGTCAATAACTTTATTTAAAGAAGTAATTTTATCTTTCAAGTCTATGATTTGTGGGTGATTATTTTGTAAAACAGTTTGTCTGTTTGCCAATTGTGATTGTAGCTGTTGGATTTCTTTCAGAATATCTTGCACTCCTGAAATCTGGCTAATAGAAGTCATTGCTAATGCTTGTTTTGGATTCATTCCCAATTGCTGACTAATTACCTGATATTGTGATTCAAAATTAGCTAGTTGAGATTGAGTATCGTTAATTCTTAACTGTAAATCACCAATAACTTGTACTGCTTTATTGGCTTCTTCTTGTAAAGAAACAACTTTATTTTTCTCTTTAAACTCTGCTAATTCAGATTCAGTTTTACGAACTACTAATTCAGCTTTTGGTAGTTGTTTTTCTATAAATTGACGGGCTGCGGCTGCTTCGGCTCTGCGTGAAGATACATTTTGCTCTAAATAAATTTTGATTAGCTCATTTACTACTTGGGCAGCGGTTGAGGGGCTAGTATGAGTGTAGGCAATTTGCAGAACATCAGCACCTTTAATATCTTTGACAGTAAGGTTCTTGAGAAATATCTTTGTTTTTAACTTAACACCTTTACTATCTTTGAGATTTAGTCGGCTTATAGTTGTTGCTATAATCGGAAGAGAACGAATTACTTCTACTTCTGTGTTGATGGGATTACTCTGCTGCATGAGAGGATCTAGTTTGCCTATTTCTGTGCCTAATCCTGTAATTGAAGAAGTGGCATTATTTCTTTGAAAACGCAACTTACCTTCTGCTAAATAAATAGGTTTTTTTAAAGATATAGCTAACTGTGCTATGACAAAAACAGAAATAGTAATAAATAAAGTAGCACGCCAACGACGTTTAAGGATTGTCCAATATTTTTCTAGGGATATAGAAGATTCTTGAAGTTCCATAATAAATTAATTTTTGATGTTTTTAAATTGCAGAGTAAATTGCTTGAATTTTGTCAATAACTCTCCATAAATCTTCATCTGTTAAATTAGAGCCAGAAGGCAAACAAAGACCATGTATGAATAAATCTTCTGCTACTTTACTACCAATATATTCACACTCAGAAAATACAGGTTGAAGATGCAATGGTTTCCACACAGGACGAGCTTCAATTTGTTGTTGGGCAAGTTGAAGACGGATGTATTCTCGGTCTGCACCAAAAGCTTCTGGATTGATTGTTAAAGTCGTTAACCAGCGAGTAGAATCTCCAAAATTAGCTTCGGGCATAAATTCTATTCCTGGGACATTTCCTAAAGCCGCTTGGTAAATTTCAAAGTTGTGTCGTCTAGCTGCTACTCTTTCAGACAAAACTTTTAACTGACCACGACCAATACCTGCTAGAACGTTACTGAGACGATAGTTATAACCTATTTCTGAATGTTGATAATGGGGGGCAGGATCACGGGCTTGAGTTGCTAAAAATTTGGCTTTGGCAATTAATTGATCATCGTCAGAAACTAACATTCCTCCACCAGATGTGGTGATGATTTTATTGCCATTGAATGAGAAAATACCAATTTTTCCCAAAGTGCCAGGGGAAAGCCCTTTGTATGTAGAGCCTAATGCTTCGGCTGCATCTTCAATTAGAGGAATATTGTATTGATTGCAAGCTTTGAGAATTGGCTCTATATCTGCACTTTGACCATATAAATGTACAACTACAACTGCTTTGGGTAATTTACCAAAATAGGCGCGTTTTTGTAAAGCTTCCTGCAACAAGTCTGGGTTCATATTCCAGGAAATGCGATCGCTATCAATAAATACGGGTTTTGCCCCTAAATAAGTAATAGGATTAGCAGTAGCTGCAAAGGTTAAAGTAGAGCAAAAAACCTCATCTCCTTTGGTAACTCCAACTAATTGCAAAGCCAAGTGTAAAGCCGCAGTTCCCGAACTCACAGCAGCCGCATAACTAGCACCAGTAATTTGACAAAATTCTTGTTCAAAAGCATCAACATGGGGACCAATAGGAGCAATCCAATTAGTTGCAAATGCTTCTTTGACAAATTCTAATTCTTGATTTCCGATGTGGGGAGTGGAAAGGAGAATTGGTTTCATAATTAATAATTTTCACTTAATTAAAAGTAGCTTCTTTAATTAATCGAGCAGGCGTACCTGCTACTGTAGTTCTGGGCATAACATCCTTCATTGCTATCGCTCCTGCACTTACAGTAGCCCAAGCTCCAATTTGAACTCCTGGAAAGATCATGCTTCCCAGAGCTAAAAAAGCTCCCTCCTCCGCTGTCGCACCTCCTGCAAGGTGGGAGAGAGCTAGATGCACATAATCTCCTACACAACAATCATGATCAACACTGGATTTAGTATTAATAATTACGTGGGAGCCAATTGTTGAATAGGGCTGAACTATTGCACCCGCGCAAACTACCGTACCAGCGCCTAATGAAACTTCAGGATGAACCCAAGCATAGGGATGAACTACAGTTATCCAATTAAGATCAAATTCTTCTACTAAACGCTTCCGCACCTCATTTCTACCTATACCAATGATGGCATGAGAAAAGTTGTGATCTTTAAGCTCACTGACTGGACCAACCACCGAAATACCAAAAATATGCGTTCCCCTCTTTTCCAGATCATCATCGTAAAAACCGACTACTTGATGACCTGCTGCCATGAGCGTACTTGCTACTACTTTGGCATGACCTCCTGCACCAATTACGACTACTTTTTGTGTATTCATAACATCCTTAAATTATAGGGAAGTGACAATTAAATCTTCTACTTCAATAATGATGCTACTCAGAGACAAGCCTACTCCAAACCCTGTCAGACATAGCCGACCACTAATTTTATTAATTCCTTGGTTTAAGGCATAACGACTAATAGCAATTGGTATGGAGGCACCGCTTGTATTACCTATTCCTTCCACCAAGATTGGTACTTTTTCTGCACTCAGCTTTAATTTTTTCCGAATATAATCAACCATAAATTTATTCGCTTGGTGAAATACAAATAAATCAATATCTTCACTGCTGAAATTACAACTTTTTAGCGCAAAATTTACAAGTTCTGGAACTTCTTTAATTGAAAATGAAAAAACAGCCGCACCATCCATAGCTAAATCATTATCACTTCTGTAGATGCCATTTTCTTTTAACATTACAATACTTGTTTCCTGGTTACTTGGCTTTCTCATTCCACCAGCAGGAACAATTAATTTATCATAATCATTAGCAATGGTTCGCCAGCAAGCTGTTAATCCTTTTCCTTTTTGATCAAATTCTAAAATACAGGCAGCCGCTCCATCACCAAATAACAACCGCTCAGTTTTATCTTGATAATTTACTAGTTTTGTGAGTGTATCTCCAATAACCAACAATCCACATTTAATATCACCATTGTTAATTAATTTGCCTAGAACAATGAGACCATGTGTAAATCCTGCACAGCCAGCATTTATATCTAGTGTCAACACCCTAGTTTCTAATCCTAATTTATGGGATAATAGGAATGAATTTCCGGGAATTAAATGATCTGGAGTTTGGGTAATACATACCAAGCAGTCTATGTTTTCTTTGCTAATATTTGTGGTTTGAAAAAGGTTTTCTACAGCTTGGTACATCAGATCAAAAGCTGTTATTTCCTCTGGGGCAACTCTTCTACTATAAATGCCAATTGTTTGACTAATCCGTGCTATTTCTTCATAACCTAATACATCAGATAATTCATGATTAAATTCAGTTTTTTGAGGTAAAGCAATTGCTATGGCTCGCATACTGATGTTGGGAATGCTGGTTTTACTCATAGCTTTTATTTAAATTGAGAACGAATTTTTTTATATCGGTGATTGTGATGTTCACTAGAATTCAAGTAAACCTTGACTGGAATTTTGTAACTTTGTAATTTTTCTTGACAATAGGATTGAATGAGTTTTCTCATTTTCCGTTCATCAATTGATAAATCGGAAGGTTTAACTACAGCAACCACTATATTTCCTGTAATTGCATTTGCTTCTCCAAAGACAGTTACTTCATTAATTTCTGGTATTTGGATTAAAATATTTTCTATTTCTTGAGGAAAGACTTTCAATCCACCGACGATAATTATTTCTGATTGACGACCCAGTATTTTAAAGTAATCACCTTTTGTTTCTACGACATCACCTGTATTTAACCAACCTTGATCATCAAAGGGGTAGGGAGCATTCAAATAACTAACCATAGCTGAATTAGTTTTAATCCAGAGGATATTATCTATGATTTTAACTTGATAATTTTCCCCACCTAATTTAAACCATTTACTTACAGAACTTTCGCTTTGAGTAGGTAATATTCCTAGCTCTGATAGTCCATAAGTCTGCTTTAACTTCACACCAGGAAAAACATTAGCTAGGGACATTAATGTATTTTCTGGCATAACTTCAGTGCCATAGCTGATGATTTTCAAAGAATTTAAATTATAATCTTTATAAGCTTCTGACATTAAAAGTAAGTTCAAAAAAGTTGGTGATACTGGTAATAACTCTATCTGATAGTTTTCAATTAATTGGCAAATAATCTCTGTGCTTCTATTCTCTGTGAGAACAGTTGTTCCCCCATTAGATAATTGATATAATAAAGTGTTTATGCCTCCGATATGATCTAGGGATAAAAAGGCTAAGGTATTGAAAACTTTTCTGCCTTTAGTGTATTTAGATAGTAATTTATTACAATCATGTAGCATCCCCTTGGGTGTTCCTGTAGAACCAGAAGAAAACAAGATAATTCCCGCAGATTGCTGTTTGATAAATTCAACTAAAGTGCTGTTATTTACACTAGTTTTGAGGTCATCAATCAGTAATTTTTCTTGTTTATCAATGGCTAGGATGTAGCGAGCATTTGCTATTTCCAAATATTTGTTTTTCTCTTCTTTATTATTGACTCCTAAAGGAACTAGGATATTTTGTAGATTCATAACTGCAAAGAATAAAGCTATAATTTCCGGGGAATAATCTCCCTTAAAACTAACAATAGATTTTTCTATTCCTGCTTCTGACAAAATATAAGACCAATATTTTATTTTCTCTACAAGCCAGTTGTAACTATATTTTTGATTATTTGAGATTAAGGCAATTTTATCACCATAATCTGCAAAATCAGCTAAAAATCTGTCAAGATTATTCATGAAACACCTCCTAGATAAATAACCTGTCCTGTAATATATTGACTGGCTTCACTCGCAAAGAAATCAACAACATTTTCCACATCTCGAAATTCACCTAAACGATTTAAAGGCATTTTATTAACCAGAGATTGAATCTTTTCTTCAGGTACTTTAGCAATCAAATCAGTCATGATTGGTGAAGGTCCAATCACATTAACTGTAATGCCAAATCTAGCCACTTCTCTCGCAAAAATCTTAGAAAATTCTTCAATAGCTGCCTTACTAGATGCGTAGATTGCCTCCCCTTCAATGTGCATAGGAACAGCGACAGAACTAAAATTAATAATTCTGCCATAGTTGGCTTTCATCATGAGTTTGGTACTTTCCCGTGACATATTGAAAACGCCAAGTATATTGATATCAAGTATTTTTTTAGCAGTAGTATCTGGCATCAAAAGACAAGGATTCATCGCAGCTATCCCTGCATTATTAATCAGTATATCTAAATGCCTAAATTTTTTTCTGATTTCTTGTAAAACCTGAGTGACATCATTAATATTAGTGACATCACCTCGATAATGATAGTATTGATCGTGCTGCAAAGATGATTCAGAACGGGCAAAACCACAAACAATAGCTTTTTGGTCTAAAAAATGTTTTGCTAAATGAAATCCAATACCTTTAGTTGTTCCCGTAATTAAAACAATGCGGTCTTGATAAAGACTATTAGCAACATTTTTCATAGAAGATAACCTACTATATAATCTGCCAATGTACTAATAGTTTTAAAAGGACTACTACTCTGAGACATAGTATGTTCGTTGGCAAGAATTATATCAAGATTAAATCTGTCGGTAATTTCCTCTTCGACGATAACAATAAGATTGACAACTTGCATAGAATCAAAAGGTGAATTTCCTCCTAGAATTCTAGTTTCGTCATCTATATTTTCAGGTAAATTAAGATTCGATTTTTCAGCAACTTCTTTCAATGATTTTTTGATTATTTTAACAACTTCTTCCTTGTTTCTATGTAATACATCATTTCCCTTGATCATTGTCTGAGAACTAATTATTTGATTGTCACTTGTAGCTATCAAATTAATCAGGTCTTTAATTGTTTTACTTTCGACTATAGCATTGACAGGAATATCTCGATTTGCATAACTATCAATCATTGATATTACCGATAGCCTAGAAACTGAATCCCAGGCATCTCCTAATGCTTCTAGTGGCGTTTCTTCCGTAAGATTAGCACTATTAATTTCCATCGCTTCACCTAATACTTCTAATATTTCTTGGCGGCTTAACATATTTTATTCCTGAAATATTTCCATTTATTTACTACTGTTAAAAATATAATCAATACCTGAAAATAATTTGGTCAACTTGGCACTATCTTTATTAAGACTGGAGTTTAGACTAAGCCATGAAAAAAGACCCAGGAGGGCTGAATTAATCAGAGATATAGTGAAATTATGAATAATCTTGAGTATTAAACAGCAACTGATGGTTTCTTAAGTAGTTTAGTAGTCTGTCAAGAACTAATTGACGGATTCAGGACTTACCCAATTGGCTTGCTTTGTAGGGTGCGTCAGACTCGATAATTCATCAACAATCGACAGAAATTTGACATCTGACGCACCTGACGACTAAACCCATCAAAAAATATATTTTCGCAGTTTTTGACCCTTTTTTATTTCTTTGGGAAAAATCCAGGATAGCTATGCTGCACTTCCTGAACAACTTGACCATGAAATTGATTCGTAAAAGATTGTCCTGATAGGGATAGCGTGGCGTTAGCCATAATTTGCTTGGTAATATCGGTGATAGTTGGATATAGGAACAAACTAATTAAAGGTAAATCCACATTAAATACGGAGCGAATTTCCTCAATTAATCTCACGGCAACTAGAGAATTACCACCCAAATGAAAGAAATTATCTTCAATTCCTACCGTCGAAACCTGAAGCACCTTTTCCCAGAGTTCAATTAAAGTTTCCTCAACATTATTTTCAGGTATTCTTGAACTAACATTATCCCCAGATTGAGAAACTAATATAGTTCGACTTCGCTCACTATCAATAGGAGCAGGTAAAGCCTTGCGGTCAACTTTCTTATTGGGGGTCAGGGGAAATGCTGCCAACCAAACAAAATTAGAGGGAATCATGTACTCAGGTAATAGAGAGAGTAAGTATTCTCGCATAGTTGCATTGGTCGGCTGATGTCCTGGTTGTGGGAGTAGATATGCCACCAGCCGCTGATCTCCAGGGACATCCTCACGGACAATAATCACCGCTTCTTGAACTGCTGGATGTCTGCTTAAAATTGTCTCAATTTCTCCCAGTTCAATCCGGTATCCCCGCACTTTGACCTGGAAGTCTATCCGTCCCAAGAATTCCACATTACCATCTAGTCGGTAGCGAACCAAGTCACCAGTCCGGTATAACCGGGCTGTGGTATCGGTACTAAAGGGATTGGGGACAAACCTCTCTTGAGTTAACTCCGGCCGATTTAGATATCCCCTGGTCACGCCTTGACCACCGATGAATAGCTCACCTGGTACGCCAATTGGTACAGGGTGCTGATTCTTGTCCAAAATGTAAACTTGTGTGTTAGCAATGGGACGGCCAAGGGGAACTATGCCATCTACTTGATCCAGAGTATGAGTTGCCGACCAGATAGTTGTTTCTGTAGGCCCATACATATTATGAATTTTTCCAGAAATAATCTGTTTAAGTTGATTTGCTAGGGCTTCGGTAAAGGCTTCACCACCAACCATCATCGTCCGCAGTTGCCCCATAGCCTCGCGGGTAGCGGTTTCTGCAATCAGTAAATTTGCCATAGAGGGAGTACATTGCAGATGTGTCACCTGATGACGCTGTATGAGGGCAGCTACAGATTCAGTCGGTGGTTGATAATTAGCCCGTACTTTCAACTGATTCAGTAGAGGTAGTTGAGATAGTACAGTATCCGTATCTAAACCGTAGTCAATCAGACAGGCTATTTCATCTACACCAATAGCTTTAATTCGATCAACCATCTGCAAACAAGTGTCCACAGTTCCAAATAGACTACTGGTTTCAAAGTACCGTTCAAAGGAGAAATCTAGTACCTCAGCCATGTCTGGGTCAGAGAGATGGGATATTGCAAACTGTCCGTTGTTGTCGGTGGTTTTCTGCTTGAAAGTTGGGAAAGACCAGGCTGCCAGCTTGATTAAATCTAGGGAACTAGCTAAATATTGCCGCATGGGCTGACGGACAAGTTCTTTGACAGTATCATCACTTTCCCCGACAAAAGTGTGGATCATCAGGGTGACAATTCCCTGCCCAGGATGTCCATTATCTGCCCATGCTTGCCGATAAATGGCAATTTTAGCGGCTAATTCTGTCAAACTTTGCCCCAGTAAGTGCGTCAAAAGATGAGAACCACTCGCTCCTGCCATTTGGAAGGTTTCCGGGTTGCCGGCGGCTGTAATCCAGACTGGGAGTGTGGATTGTATGGGGCGAGGTAGGGTTTGTATTTCCACCATTTCGCCTTTACCGTTGGGATATGCTAGGGTTTCTCCTTTCCAGAGCGCCCGTACCTCCTCAATTTGCCCAAACATAATTTCCTTGCGGTTCTCAAAGGCTTGGGGACACAATACAAAGTCATTGGGTTGCCAACCAGCCGCAAAGGATATGCCCACCCGACCCTGAGAAAGGTTATCTACTAAAGCCCAATCTTCTGCCATTCGCACAGAGTTATGTAAGGGAGAAACACAGCTACCTGCGCGAATTTGGATATTTTTGGTAATGACTGCGATCGCCGCACTACTCACCACAGGATTAGGGAACAAGCCACCAAAGGCGTGAAAATGACGTTCGGGAGTCCAAACCGCCTTAAAGCCATTCTCATCAGCAAATTTAGCCCCTTCCAGCAACAATCGGTACTTGGCAGCAGCATCTTGTCCTTGCTCATGACTAGAGAAGTAGAAAAGACTAAAATCTGTATGTTTCGTGAGATTTTGCAGTTTTAGCTCCCCAGCAAGAGACTTTTGCCGTTCTGCTTTGGGGTTATAGATGACAACTTTAAAGCCCCGTGCCAATGTCCAGAACAGTTCTAAGACGGAAATATCAAAAGATAAACTGGTGACTGCTAACCATACTCCTGGTGGTTCATGGTCAATAACGGCATCCATACCAGTGAAGAAATTAACCACATTACCATGCTCCACCATTACCCCCTTGGGTTTCCCAGTCGAACCGGAGGTGTAGATGATGTAACTCAGATTTTCCGGTGTTACCCCAGTAGAGGGATTAGTAATTGGTTGTTGAGCAATTTCGCCCGACATGATATCAATGGGGATAATGCGGACATGATCATCAACAATGAGATTGGAAATTAGTTTCTCTTGAGTTAAGATCACCTTCGTTTGAGAATCTTCCACCATGAAAGCTAGACGCTCTTGGGGGAAGTCGGGGTCAAGGGGAAGATATGCCCCACCGGCTTTATGAATTGCCAGTAACCCCACCATCATTGCTAATGATCTTTCTAAATGAAGACCAACTAGAACATCAGGAGCAACTCCCTGTAGTTGTAGATAATGCGCTAGTTGATTCGCTTGGGCGTTTAATTCCCGGTAAGTTAATTGTCGTTCTTGAAAGGCCACAGCTATAGCATCAGGATTCTGTGTTACCTGCTGCTCAAATAATTCGTGGATACATTTATCTGTAGGAAAGGGTTGTGCTGTCTGATTCCAATCTCCTAAAATTTGCTGCTGTTCTGTAACGGAGAGTAGTGGTAGTTGATGTAGCGATTGTTGAGGATTTTCTATACACGCATTTATAAAACTCTGAAGTTGCTGGACAATCGCTTGAGAGTCAGTGTCATTGAGTAACCCAGTATGTACTAATTCTGGTAAGCTCCCGTCTTCATAAGCCACAAAGGCCATAGATGCTTGCAGATGAGTCCAATTTAGGTGTTCAGGACTACTTGCCAGCACGATAGCCACAGGCAGAAAATTACTCTGGTCTTGTAGTTCTGGATAACGTCTTAAGAGAGTATGTCTAAAGCTACCCAGACGAGAGGTCTGATCTAGGGTAGTTTCAAATCGGTTTTTAAACTCATTAAAAGACTCCTCTGGCTGGGTTTGAACACGGATAGGAACTCGTTGGGCAAATATTTCGGGAGCAATGCCGCGCTGTGAATCGGTTTGTAGTCCCAGGTCAAATTCTGTCTCTGTTGCCAGTCGCGCACAGTAAGCTGCAAACATGGCCAGCAGTGATTTGGCTTCTACCTGCTTGGTTAACAACACAATAGAATAGCAGTGCAATGATATATCTCGTGGTTGCTCAATAGTTGCGACTGGCAAATAGGGATGTCGAAAGAGTGCAAGCTGCATCAATCGTTCTGACCACTTTTGCTCATAACGACAAATAGCAACATTCCGTTGACTAATGGCATCTCTAATTTCAGGATCAATTACAGGTAAGACATCACCGACGCGCACACCATAATCTGCTCTCAACTGTTCTTCGGAAATATCCTTTCCGTTCAATGTCGTTAAACGACTCAACTGCACAGCCCCATCTATGGTGGCAATGCACATCCCTGGTGGTTCTAGTTTTAGCACTTGTCCGGGAACACCCTGGGAAGTAGTGATTGAATGGGCAGATCCAACAACAGCCACCCCCCCTGGCAACCAGATTTTGGGTAACCCTAGTTCGTTGCGAACTGGCCCAAAATCTAAGGCTTTGACGAGATTGCAGATATCTTTACTACTAACATCATAACAGATCAAAGAGGCGGCATCTGGGCGATCGCTAAGACCAAAATAACTGCGTTGTGATAGGTCTTGAGTCCAAGGCTGGACAAGATCTATTGCTAGTTCTTGTACCAATTCGGCAAAGGAATTAACTGCGGCATCGAAACAACTAACATTCAGGGTAAATACTGTATCATCTGGGAGAATTGACACAGTTTTTTGTTTGAAAATGCGCCCAGTATCAAGTTCACTAGATATTTCGTGCCAAGTCACAGCGTGTTGGGTTTCTCCATTCAGTATAGCCCAAGAGGTTGCATACAAACCAGCATATTTTGGTAATGGTGAGTCATGGTAATTAATGCTGGCTTTTCTCGCCCTTTGAATCACATTTTTAGGAATAATCCATTGGGTATTATTGATACTGAAAAGATAATCGTAATCAACGTCCAGGAGTGTTTTTTGAAAAATGGATCGAGAAGCGGCGTGAGTGATGTCATGTTCCTCACACCACTTTTCTAAGGAATTATCGGTTGAATATACTCCCAGGACTTGGCAGTTTTTCTGTAACAAGATTTCCAAGCAACTCAAAGCCAAAATACCATTGCCGACA
The window above is part of the Dolichospermum sp. DET69 genome. Proteins encoded here:
- a CDS encoding LLM class flavin-dependent oxidoreductase; protein product: MSSFSCFVVGNGILALSCLEILLQKNCQVLGVYSTDNSLEKWCEEHDITHAASRSIFQKTLLDVDYDYLFSINNTQWIIPKNVIQRARKASINYHDSPLPKYAGLYATSWAILNGETQHAVTWHEISSELDTGRIFKQKTVSILPDDTVFTLNVSCFDAAVNSFAELVQELAIDLVQPWTQDLSQRSYFGLSDRPDAASLICYDVSSKDICNLVKALDFGPVRNELGLPKIWLPGGVAVVGSAHSITTSQGVPGQVLKLEPPGMCIATIDGAVQLSRLTTLNGKDISEEQLRADYGVRVGDVLPVIDPEIRDAISQRNVAICRYEQKWSERLMQLALFRHPYLPVATIEQPRDISLHCYSIVLLTKQVEAKSLLAMFAAYCARLATETEFDLGLQTDSQRGIAPEIFAQRVPIRVQTQPEESFNEFKNRFETTLDQTSRLGSFRHTLLRRYPELQDQSNFLPVAIVLASSPEHLNWTHLQASMAFVAYEDGSLPELVHTGLLNDTDSQAIVQQLQSFINACIENPQQSLHQLPLLSVTEQQQILGDWNQTAQPFPTDKCIHELFEQQVTQNPDAIAVAFQERQLTYRELNAQANQLAHYLQLQGVAPDVLVGLHLERSLAMMVGLLAIHKAGGAYLPLDPDFPQERLAFMVEDSQTKVILTQEKLISNLIVDDHVRIIPIDIMSGEIAQQPITNPSTGVTPENLSYIIYTSGSTGKPKGVMVEHGNVVNFFTGMDAVIDHEPPGVWLAVTSLSFDISVLELFWTLARGFKVVIYNPKAERQKSLAGELKLQNLTKHTDFSLFYFSSHEQGQDAAAKYRLLLEGAKFADENGFKAVWTPERHFHAFGGLFPNPVVSSAAIAVITKNIQIRAGSCVSPLHNSVRMAEDWALVDNLSQGRVGISFAAGWQPNDFVLCPQAFENRKEIMFGQIEEVRALWKGETLAYPNGKGEMVEIQTLPRPIQSTLPVWITAAGNPETFQMAGASGSHLLTHLLGQSLTELAAKIAIYRQAWADNGHPGQGIVTLMIHTFVGESDDTVKELVRQPMRQYLASSLDLIKLAAWSFPTFKQKTTDNNGQFAISHLSDPDMAEVLDFSFERYFETSSLFGTVDTCLQMVDRIKAIGVDEIACLIDYGLDTDTVLSQLPLLNQLKVRANYQPPTESVAALIQRHQVTHLQCTPSMANLLIAETATREAMGQLRTMMVGGEAFTEALANQLKQIISGKIHNMYGPTETTIWSATHTLDQVDGIVPLGRPIANTQVYILDKNQHPVPIGVPGELFIGGQGVTRGYLNRPELTQERFVPNPFSTDTTARLYRTGDLVRYRLDGNVEFLGRIDFQVKVRGYRIELGEIETILSRHPAVQEAVIIVREDVPGDQRLVAYLLPQPGHQPTNATMREYLLSLLPEYMIPSNFVWLAAFPLTPNKKVDRKALPAPIDSERSRTILVSQSGDNVSSRIPENNVEETLIELWEKVLQVSTVGIEDNFFHLGGNSLVAVRLIEEIRSVFNVDLPLISLFLYPTITDITKQIMANATLSLSGQSFTNQFHGQVVQEVQHSYPGFFPKK